In the genome of Treponema pedis, one region contains:
- the purM gene encoding phosphoribosylformylglycinamidine cyclo-ligase encodes METKTDKSSVYSASGVNIDAGNEAVRLMSSAVKSTYTNQVLSELGSFGGLFSAAELLKMNKPVLVGSTDGVGTKVKIAAQAGIYDTIGQDIVNHCIDDILVQGAKPLFFLDYVASSKLNPKMIADIVGGMAKACRESGCALIGGETAEMPGVYMEGEFDIAGTITGVVEQDKILPKKNIQAGDVLIGLKSHSPHTNGYSLIRKAFKDIDLNTVYPELGKPLFEVLLTPHRSYLNIIYPILQEHPEIIKALAHITGGGFLENIPRVTGDGFIIKVKKNAWPVPPLYPLIQKLTGALEDEMYRIFNMGIGMIAIVSPENVHSYQSLVGEESWVIGEIKNASNRHEKTITVLE; translated from the coding sequence ATGGAAACCAAAACGGATAAAAGCTCGGTTTACAGTGCTTCAGGCGTGAATATAGACGCGGGAAACGAAGCGGTAAGGTTAATGAGTTCCGCAGTAAAATCGACTTATACGAATCAAGTGCTTTCGGAACTGGGTTCTTTCGGAGGACTTTTTTCCGCTGCGGAGCTGTTAAAAATGAATAAACCTGTTTTAGTAGGTTCTACCGACGGTGTAGGCACAAAGGTTAAAATAGCGGCTCAGGCGGGAATATACGACACTATCGGGCAGGATATAGTAAATCATTGCATAGACGATATTCTTGTACAGGGAGCGAAACCTCTTTTCTTTTTGGATTATGTTGCAAGCTCGAAGTTAAATCCCAAAATGATTGCCGATATAGTGGGCGGAATGGCAAAGGCGTGCAGGGAATCCGGGTGTGCCCTGATAGGAGGGGAAACCGCGGAAATGCCCGGAGTCTATATGGAAGGAGAATTCGATATTGCAGGGACAATTACCGGGGTTGTAGAACAGGATAAAATTCTTCCTAAAAAAAATATTCAAGCAGGAGATGTTTTAATAGGTTTAAAATCTCACAGCCCTCATACAAACGGTTACTCTCTTATACGCAAGGCTTTTAAGGATATCGATTTAAATACTGTTTATCCGGAATTGGGTAAGCCCCTTTTTGAAGTTTTACTTACTCCTCACCGCTCTTATTTAAATATCATTTATCCCATTTTACAAGAACACCCGGAAATTATAAAAGCTCTCGCTCATATTACAGGCGGCGGTTTTCTCGAAAATATTCCGCGTGTTACCGGAGACGGCTTTATAATAAAGGTGAAAAAAAACGCTTGGCCTGTTCCGCCTCTTTATCCTCTTATTCAAAAATTAACGGGTGCCCTTGAAGATGAAATGTACAGAATTTTTAACATGGGTATAGGAATGATTGCAATAGTTTCACCGGAAAACGTACATTCCTATCAGAGTCTTGTAGGCGAAGAATCTTGGGTTATAGGCGAAATTAAAAACGCTTCAAACCGGCATGAAAAAACAATTACGGTTTTAGAATAA
- a CDS encoding type I 3-dehydroquinate dehydratase, giving the protein MAAKVCLVLTEKTIEKNLSVLEKHRAYIDMAELRADCLNQSEILYLRKFPERAKIPSILTVRRKADGGFFTGGEGARMTIFARGLAFASSDTEKKFAYLDLEGDFQASGIEEAARALDIKIIRSMHSKTPIKDIVKTVNGLRQTSGDIPKLAFRAASLHEAAEVFKASKKIEEPFIISVMGFFGTPVRILSTKINSEIVYTFTQEYIKKHSLEKELIEPETLQSLYRFKNIDEDTKIFGVIGKDVNGSLSPQLHNKEFAKQNINAVYVPISADNAKEALEFAEAANIQGLSVTAPFKTDVISEINSVSNDSKSIGAVNTLLLQNKKWTGYNTDVDGFRQALLEFLDGDKLNHYKIAIIGAGGAAKAAAHVIKSLNGKACIFNRTAERAQTLAEQYRFKWALLDPINIKQLYSYSDLIIQTTVAGMEPDIETDPLSFYTFKGKEKIFDLIYRPETTKLLKRARAAGCEVCNGYKMLEYQAHHQFKLFTGKEYEKNNQY; this is encoded by the coding sequence ATGGCTGCAAAGGTTTGTCTTGTTTTAACCGAAAAAACAATCGAAAAAAATCTTTCGGTATTGGAAAAGCATAGGGCTTATATAGACATGGCGGAATTAAGAGCCGACTGTTTAAACCAAAGTGAAATCCTGTATTTACGTAAATTTCCTGAACGGGCAAAGATTCCTTCCATTCTTACGGTGCGCAGAAAAGCCGACGGAGGTTTTTTTACGGGTGGAGAAGGAGCGAGAATGACTATCTTTGCCCGAGGTTTGGCGTTTGCCAGTTCGGATACGGAAAAAAAATTTGCATACCTCGATTTGGAAGGCGATTTTCAAGCTTCGGGAATTGAAGAAGCGGCAAGAGCTTTGGATATAAAAATTATAAGAAGTATGCACAGCAAAACTCCGATAAAAGACATTGTAAAAACCGTAAACGGATTAAGACAAACCTCAGGCGATATTCCCAAACTTGCCTTTAGGGCGGCCTCTTTACACGAGGCGGCGGAAGTTTTTAAAGCCTCAAAAAAAATTGAAGAACCTTTTATTATAAGCGTAATGGGTTTTTTCGGAACACCTGTACGGATTCTTTCAACTAAAATCAATTCGGAAATTGTTTATACCTTTACACAGGAGTACATAAAAAAACACTCGCTTGAAAAAGAGCTTATTGAGCCTGAAACCCTTCAGTCTTTGTACAGGTTTAAAAATATAGATGAGGATACGAAAATTTTCGGAGTTATAGGAAAAGACGTTAATGGAAGTCTGAGCCCCCAGCTTCACAATAAAGAATTTGCAAAACAAAATATAAACGCCGTTTATGTTCCCATTTCGGCGGATAATGCAAAAGAAGCTTTGGAGTTTGCCGAAGCGGCAAACATTCAGGGGCTGTCTGTAACGGCACCTTTTAAAACCGATGTTATTTCCGAAATAAATTCCGTAAGTAACGACTCAAAATCGATAGGAGCGGTAAACACTCTTTTATTGCAAAATAAAAAATGGACAGGATATAATACCGATGTGGACGGCTTCAGACAAGCCTTATTGGAGTTTTTAGACGGAGATAAATTAAATCACTATAAAATTGCAATTATAGGAGCCGGAGGAGCCGCCAAGGCCGCAGCTCATGTTATAAAGTCGTTAAACGGAAAGGCGTGCATTTTTAACCGCACCGCAGAAAGAGCTCAAACACTTGCAGAGCAATACCGCTTTAAATGGGCTCTTCTTGACCCGATAAATATAAAACAGCTTTATTCCTACTCCGATTTAATTATTCAAACTACGGTTGCGGGTATGGAGCCGGATATAGAAACCGACCCTTTAAGTTTTTATACGTTTAAAGGGAAAGAAAAAATATTCGATTTAATTTACAGACCGGAAACTACAAAACTCCTAAAGAGGGCAAGGGCGGCAGGCTGCGAGGTTTGCAACGGTTATAAAATGCTTGAGTATCAGGCACATCACCAATTTAAATTATTTACAGGAAAAGAATATGAAAAAAACAATCAGTATTGA
- a CDS encoding haloacid dehalogenase-like hydrolase, giving the protein MNNKVNSILENGNWYPQNKLCLEALIKEKAFSDNYAVFDWDYTCIFYDTQDNLFIYQLENLCFNLTPENFSKTIRAGIPQNIPLKHCVNLHGKQLKACELSEDLDRDYEFLYKNYKGLAGNKPLIEVTSTEEYIDFKAKMIFLMRGAAPACGVDIAQSVSTGMTIKELEALTGKAIDKGLSDKIKEYTVFSSEKLTGKSGRIQTVYRKGIRAQTEIKNLIKVLNEHGIEPYICSASQEDNVRVFASNPKYGYNVKSENVFGRRRLLDNFKKLTCENDSSIPATRKEGKAEAIKKVIRSKHGNKPPVLIAGDGDGDFFMMSEFKNDAVILLFNRKPKPETMIYPFLIKGLEQRKNKTISLEGTVLVQNRNDATGEFSPE; this is encoded by the coding sequence ATGAATAACAAGGTAAATTCAATTTTGGAAAACGGAAATTGGTATCCTCAAAATAAGTTATGTTTGGAAGCCCTAATAAAAGAAAAAGCTTTTTCGGATAATTACGCGGTTTTCGATTGGGACTATACTTGTATTTTTTACGATACACAGGATAATTTATTTATATATCAATTGGAAAATCTTTGCTTTAATTTAACTCCGGAAAACTTTTCAAAAACAATCAGAGCCGGGATTCCGCAAAATATTCCCCTTAAACATTGTGTAAATCTTCATGGGAAACAATTAAAGGCTTGTGAACTTTCGGAAGACTTGGACAGAGACTATGAGTTTCTTTATAAAAATTATAAAGGTTTAGCCGGAAACAAACCTCTTATAGAAGTTACCTCTACCGAAGAATACATAGACTTTAAAGCTAAAATGATTTTTTTAATGCGCGGAGCCGCTCCCGCTTGCGGAGTGGATATTGCCCAATCGGTAAGTACGGGAATGACTATAAAAGAATTGGAAGCTCTTACGGGAAAGGCTATAGATAAAGGCCTTTCCGATAAAATTAAAGAGTATACGGTGTTTTCAAGTGAAAAATTAACCGGTAAATCGGGCCGCATTCAAACCGTATACAGAAAAGGAATCCGCGCTCAGACTGAAATAAAAAACTTAATTAAAGTATTAAACGAACACGGTATTGAACCTTACATTTGCTCCGCTTCACAGGAAGATAATGTGCGCGTCTTCGCATCAAACCCTAAATACGGATATAATGTAAAATCCGAGAATGTTTTCGGAAGACGCAGACTTTTAGATAACTTTAAAAAACTTACATGCGAAAATGACAGTTCAATTCCGGCAACACGGAAAGAAGGTAAGGCCGAAGCAATAAAAAAAGTAATAAGAAGTAAACACGGTAACAAGCCTCCCGTACTTATTGCGGGAGACGGAGACGGTGATTTTTTTATGATGAGCGAATTTAAAAATGATGCCGTTATCTTATTATTTAACCGCAAGCCTAAACCCGAAACAATGATTTATCCCTTTTTAATTAAAGGGCTTGAACAAAGAAAAAATAAAACTATAAGTTTAGAGGGTACGGTTTTAGTCCAAAACAGAAATGACGCCACGGGAGAGTTTTCTCCGGAATAG
- the tkt gene encoding transketolase, which produces MKNELDAVALSIRSLSMDAIEKANSGHPGLPLGAAELAASLYGKILKHNPLNPEWKDRDRFVLSAGHGSMLLYSILHISGYDVSLEDIKSFRQLGSKCPGHPEYGDTPGVETTTGPLGQGIATAVGMAIAEKMLASEFNEDGYKIVDHYTYVLVGEGCLMEGVASEASSLAGHLKLGKLIVYYDENKITIDGSTDITFTEDIAARYKAYGWQVLQGSMYSYEDIEHLTAEAKKDERPTLIMLKSVIGQGAPTVAGKNKAHGAPLGKDGITEAKKNLGLDPSKEFFVFEEAYSFFKKRREELSRAENEWNNTFEQWSCKYPEKRKEWDMFFSKGGISKELIKSVVLPQFKKEEAVATRSASKKVLNEFAKTLTNLVGGSADLEGPNAVGLDGIPSFTDETPQGRYLRYGIREFAMGTITNGIQLHGGFRAFCATFLVFADYLRPSLRLAALMKLPSIFVLTHDSVYVGEDGPTHQPVELLASLRAIPNVLVLRPADAEETGEAWALALQHTDGPVCLILSRQNLPVLEKADSAWREHFKNGAYIIKDVQGVPDITVLATGSEVSTAVKAASLVNGKKVRVVSVPSKELFENSCKDTIHSVLGGCKKDIRIITAEAGIRQGWEGWTKCKCDNFSIEQFGTSAPGSKVAEHLGFTAEKLAELIEK; this is translated from the coding sequence ATGAAAAACGAGCTTGATGCCGTTGCTCTTTCAATTAGAAGTCTTTCGATGGACGCAATCGAAAAAGCGAATTCGGGACACCCCGGCTTGCCTCTCGGAGCTGCCGAGCTTGCAGCTTCTCTTTACGGAAAAATTTTAAAACATAATCCATTAAATCCCGAATGGAAGGATAGAGACCGCTTTGTTTTATCTGCCGGACACGGCTCTATGCTTTTATATTCAATCTTGCATATTTCAGGTTATGATGTTTCGCTTGAAGATATTAAAAGTTTTAGACAGCTTGGCTCGAAATGTCCGGGGCACCCTGAATACGGAGATACTCCCGGAGTGGAAACTACAACAGGTCCCCTGGGGCAGGGTATTGCAACTGCCGTAGGTATGGCAATTGCCGAAAAAATGCTTGCATCCGAATTTAATGAAGACGGTTATAAAATCGTAGACCATTATACTTATGTACTTGTAGGGGAAGGCTGCCTAATGGAAGGTGTCGCTTCGGAAGCTTCAAGTTTGGCGGGGCATTTAAAACTGGGAAAATTAATTGTTTATTACGACGAAAATAAAATTACAATAGACGGTTCTACCGATATAACTTTTACGGAAGATATTGCAGCGCGTTATAAGGCTTACGGCTGGCAGGTTTTGCAAGGCTCAATGTATTCTTATGAGGATATCGAACATCTTACCGCCGAAGCGAAAAAAGATGAGCGGCCGACTCTTATTATGCTTAAATCCGTAATAGGGCAGGGCGCTCCTACCGTTGCGGGAAAAAACAAGGCTCACGGTGCTCCTTTAGGAAAAGACGGAATTACGGAAGCTAAAAAGAATTTAGGACTTGACCCTTCAAAAGAATTTTTCGTCTTTGAAGAAGCTTACTCGTTCTTTAAAAAAAGACGGGAAGAATTATCCCGTGCCGAAAATGAATGGAATAACACTTTTGAGCAATGGAGTTGTAAATATCCCGAAAAAAGAAAAGAATGGGATATGTTTTTTTCTAAGGGCGGAATTTCAAAAGAGCTTATTAAAAGCGTTGTTTTGCCGCAGTTTAAAAAGGAAGAGGCGGTTGCAACACGCTCGGCTTCAAAAAAAGTTTTAAACGAATTTGCAAAAACTCTTACAAACCTTGTAGGAGGCTCCGCCGATTTGGAAGGGCCTAACGCCGTAGGTTTAGACGGAATTCCTTCATTTACGGACGAAACTCCTCAAGGCAGGTATTTACGCTACGGCATAAGGGAATTTGCAATGGGCACAATTACGAACGGCATTCAGCTTCACGGAGGCTTTAGAGCGTTTTGTGCTACTTTTTTAGTCTTTGCAGATTATCTTAGACCTTCATTAAGGCTTGCAGCTCTTATGAAACTTCCTTCTATTTTCGTTCTTACTCACGATTCGGTTTATGTAGGGGAAGACGGCCCGACCCACCAGCCTGTAGAGCTGCTTGCTTCTTTAAGAGCAATTCCGAATGTTTTGGTTTTACGTCCTGCCGACGCGGAAGAAACGGGAGAAGCGTGGGCTTTGGCTCTTCAACATACTGACGGCCCCGTATGTTTAATTTTAAGCCGACAGAATTTACCCGTCTTGGAAAAAGCCGATTCGGCTTGGCGTGAACATTTTAAAAACGGCGCATATATAATAAAAGACGTTCAAGGTGTACCGGATATTACCGTACTGGCTACGGGTTCCGAAGTAAGCACTGCGGTAAAAGCTGCAAGTCTTGTAAACGGCAAAAAGGTAAGGGTTGTATCGGTGCCTTCAAAAGAGCTTTTTGAAAATTCCTGTAAAGATACGATTCATTCGGTTTTGGGCGGTTGTAAAAAAGATATCAGAATTATTACCGCGGAAGCCGGAATACGTCAAGGCTGGGAAGGCTGGACTAAGTGTAAATGCGATAATTTTTCGATTGAGCAATTCGGAACTTCCGCCCCTGGAAGCAAAGTTGCCGAACATTTAGGTTTTACTGCGGAAAAACTTGCGGAACTGATTGAAAAATAG
- a CDS encoding biotin--[acetyl-CoA-carboxylase] ligase yields MYKQADIKNIFDAPVYYIERTCSTMNDAKTLVDKGAPFGTFIYAGEQSEGRGRLKGRVWYSNFNENLLGTVLLKQNFETSVPLKIGLAVALTADIFLPKELKTAIKWPNDILINGKKAAGILCETYKGCLLAGTGVNILQKEFSEDIKNRAVSIASAAGKAPSVEQFIKCYLKTLYSVLNMEDWHNKVNGKLWKKNETVKFMQGQNADIPVEGVLTGITEKGAVIIETEKG; encoded by the coding sequence ATGTATAAACAAGCCGATATTAAAAATATTTTTGACGCACCCGTTTATTATATTGAAAGAACTTGTTCTACTATGAATGATGCGAAAACTCTTGTTGATAAAGGGGCTCCGTTCGGAACCTTTATTTATGCGGGAGAACAGAGTGAGGGACGAGGCAGATTAAAGGGCAGGGTTTGGTATTCAAATTTTAACGAAAATCTTCTGGGAACGGTATTGCTTAAACAAAATTTTGAAACTTCTGTGCCTCTTAAAATAGGGCTTGCCGTAGCTTTAACTGCCGACATATTTTTGCCGAAAGAACTTAAAACCGCAATAAAATGGCCCAATGATATTTTAATAAACGGAAAAAAAGCTGCCGGTATTTTATGCGAGACTTATAAGGGCTGTTTATTGGCAGGTACGGGAGTTAATATTCTTCAAAAGGAATTTTCCGAAGATATTAAAAATAGGGCCGTTTCAATTGCTTCGGCTGCAGGAAAGGCTCCTAGCGTAGAGCAATTTATTAAATGTTATTTAAAAACCTTATATTCCGTTTTAAATATGGAAGATTGGCATAACAAGGTAAACGGAAAATTATGGAAAAAAAACGAAACGGTTAAATTTATGCAAGGACAAAATGCCGATATACCTGTAGAGGGTGTTTTAACCGGCATTACGGAAAAAGGGGCCGTTATAATAGAAACCGAAAAAGGGTGA
- a CDS encoding acetyl-CoA carboxylase carboxyltransferase subunit alpha yields the protein MAKKEKNQIEQKELLNELQDIADKYGLDISGELKQINEKFQNCSSASKTWKRVELARNSDRPRALDYIDMIFDDFIELHGDRFFGDDPALIGGIGFIEGIPVTVVGNQKGKNLRETIERNGGMANPEGYRKALRLIKQAEKFRRPIVSFIDTQGAYPGLGAEERGIGEAIAVNLRELSRVKTPVICFIIGEGGSGGALGIGVGDKIYMLENSIFSVISPEGCASILLRDSSRAKDAAVMLKITSREVLGLKMINGVIDEPEEGAHTDPQKTAEAMRSQILHDITDLCKRDPSVLVKYRKKKIHAVGCFSE from the coding sequence ATGGCTAAAAAAGAGAAAAATCAAATAGAGCAAAAAGAATTATTAAACGAACTTCAGGATATTGCGGATAAATACGGCCTTGATATAAGCGGAGAGCTGAAGCAAATAAACGAAAAATTTCAAAATTGTTCTTCTGCCTCTAAAACATGGAAAAGAGTGGAACTTGCACGAAACAGCGACCGTCCGCGCGCCCTTGATTATATCGATATGATATTTGATGATTTTATCGAATTGCACGGAGACCGCTTTTTCGGGGACGACCCCGCCTTGATAGGAGGAATAGGATTTATCGAAGGAATACCCGTTACCGTTGTCGGAAACCAAAAGGGAAAAAACTTGAGAGAAACCATTGAAAGAAACGGCGGCATGGCGAATCCCGAAGGCTACAGAAAGGCTCTTAGGCTTATAAAACAGGCTGAAAAATTCCGTAGGCCCATAGTAAGCTTCATTGATACCCAAGGAGCATACCCCGGACTCGGGGCTGAAGAACGCGGTATAGGAGAAGCCATTGCGGTAAATTTACGAGAGTTAAGCCGTGTAAAAACCCCTGTTATTTGTTTTATTATAGGAGAAGGCGGTTCGGGCGGAGCATTGGGGATAGGTGTAGGAGATAAAATCTATATGCTTGAAAACTCCATTTTTTCGGTTATATCTCCCGAAGGCTGTGCTTCCATTTTATTGCGCGATTCAAGCAGGGCAAAAGATGCGGCCGTAATGCTTAAAATCACAAGCCGTGAAGTTTTAGGTTTAAAAATGATTAACGGGGTAATAGATGAACCTGAAGAAGGAGCACATACGGACCCGCAAAAAACGGCGGAAGCAATGCGTTCTCAAATATTGCATGATATAACCGATTTATGTAAGCGGGACCCTTCTGTATTGGTAAAATACCGAAAGAAAAAAATACATGCCGTAGGCTGTTTTTCCGAATAG
- the accD gene encoding acetyl-CoA carboxylase, carboxyltransferase subunit beta — translation MDCPHCKTQYDPETLAADLMVCPNCGYHLRIDAAGRIAYLADENSFEELYKTLKTKNPIQMAGYEEKVSAAEAKTSMNEAVVTGLCKIEGREALLAVMSFDFMGGSMGSVVGEKISRLMLKGAEEKIPVIIYTTSGGARMQEGLFSLMQMAKTSSAAAELDDKGVPLFIMLCDPTTGGVTASFAMLGDVIAAEPNALIGFAGPRVIEGTIRQQLPEGFQRAEFQLKKGFVDCIVPRSEQKHFFALMIDAHTKSPVGKKSAGIK, via the coding sequence ATGGACTGTCCTCATTGTAAAACACAATATGACCCGGAAACTCTCGCCGCCGATTTAATGGTTTGCCCGAATTGCGGATACCATTTGCGGATAGATGCCGCCGGCAGAATAGCCTATTTGGCGGATGAAAATTCATTTGAAGAATTATATAAAACTCTAAAAACAAAAAATCCGATACAAATGGCAGGATATGAAGAGAAAGTTTCCGCAGCGGAAGCAAAAACTTCTATGAACGAAGCCGTAGTTACCGGACTGTGCAAAATAGAGGGAAGGGAAGCCCTGCTTGCAGTAATGTCCTTCGATTTTATGGGAGGCTCAATGGGCTCCGTTGTAGGAGAAAAAATTTCACGTCTTATGTTGAAAGGGGCTGAAGAAAAAATTCCCGTCATTATTTATACTACATCGGGCGGTGCCCGTATGCAGGAAGGTCTTTTTTCTCTTATGCAAATGGCTAAAACTTCAAGTGCCGCTGCGGAATTGGACGATAAGGGTGTACCGCTTTTTATAATGCTCTGCGATCCTACCACCGGGGGTGTTACCGCAAGTTTTGCCATGCTGGGAGATGTCATTGCCGCGGAACCCAATGCTCTTATCGGTTTTGCAGGACCGCGCGTTATAGAGGGAACGATACGCCAGCAGCTACCTGAAGGTTTTCAGCGTGCGGAATTTCAACTGAAAAAAGGTTTTGTAGATTGTATTGTCCCGCGTTCCGAGCAAAAACATTTTTTTGCACTTATGATTGACGCTCATACAAAAAGTCCGGTCGGGAAAAAATCCGCCGGAATAAAATAA
- a CDS encoding acetyl-CoA carboxylase biotin carboxylase subunit gives MIQKMFIANRSEIAVRIIRSCREMGIKTVAVYSSADKECLHVKLADQAVCIGPAPSAKSYLNKEALITAALCTGCDAVHPGVGFLSENADFAREVIKAGMLWIGPEPDTIEMLGDKVRARETAEKSGLPITPGSKGAIKNAAQAAETAKKCGYPVIIKAASGGGGKGMRVVWKEEDLAENFTIASSEALANFADGTVYIEKYLCDPRHVELQIVGDGKGCVAVLGERDCSVQRNHQKLIEESPSPAVTEEMRGAMCKGAQKLFSSLKYCGAGTIEFLVSGKDFYFMEVNARIQVEHPVSEMITGTDIIREQINVCTGGKMNFPSGILPVKGWAIEARINARTPGLIKKLHVPGGNGIRFDSFLYQGYTVVPFYDSMTAKLIVHDENRKLAIKKLLCALDELQIEGIQTNIEEQKFILNSSQFQSGTFGTGLYEQLFNTGEK, from the coding sequence ATGATACAAAAAATGTTTATTGCAAACCGCAGTGAAATTGCGGTACGTATTATCCGCTCTTGCCGCGAAATGGGAATAAAGACCGTAGCGGTATATTCTTCGGCGGATAAAGAATGTCTTCATGTAAAATTGGCGGACCAAGCGGTTTGTATAGGGCCTGCACCTTCGGCGAAAAGCTATCTGAATAAAGAAGCCCTTATTACGGCGGCGCTTTGTACGGGCTGCGATGCAGTACACCCCGGCGTAGGATTTTTATCCGAAAATGCCGATTTTGCTCGTGAGGTTATAAAAGCCGGTATGTTGTGGATAGGGCCTGAACCGGATACTATAGAAATGCTCGGTGATAAGGTAAGAGCTCGCGAAACTGCGGAAAAAAGCGGTCTACCTATAACGCCCGGCTCTAAAGGCGCTATAAAAAATGCCGCCCAAGCCGCCGAAACGGCAAAAAAATGCGGTTATCCCGTTATAATAAAAGCCGCTTCGGGAGGCGGAGGAAAGGGAATGCGCGTAGTTTGGAAAGAAGAGGATTTGGCTGAAAACTTTACCATAGCCTCTTCGGAAGCGTTGGCAAATTTTGCCGACGGAACCGTATATATCGAAAAATACCTCTGCGACCCCCGGCATGTAGAATTACAAATTGTAGGCGACGGAAAGGGCTGTGTAGCCGTTTTAGGAGAGAGGGATTGTTCCGTACAGCGTAATCACCAAAAGTTAATAGAAGAAAGTCCTTCTCCCGCCGTTACCGAAGAAATGCGCGGCGCAATGTGTAAGGGTGCTCAAAAACTTTTTTCTTCACTTAAATATTGCGGAGCGGGAACAATAGAATTCCTTGTTTCCGGTAAAGATTTTTATTTTATGGAAGTAAACGCCCGTATTCAAGTGGAACACCCCGTATCCGAAATGATAACAGGCACGGATATTATACGAGAACAGATTAACGTATGTACGGGAGGAAAAATGAATTTTCCGTCCGGTATTTTACCCGTAAAGGGCTGGGCAATTGAAGCCCGTATAAATGCCCGCACTCCGGGGCTTATTAAAAAGCTGCATGTCCCGGGCGGCAACGGAATAAGATTCGACAGCTTTTTGTACCAAGGATATACGGTTGTTCCGTTTTATGATTCCATGACGGCTAAACTCATCGTTCATGATGAAAACAGAAAACTTGCAATAAAAAAACTCTTATGTGCTCTTGACGAATTACAAATAGAAGGAATACAAACCAATATTGAAGAGCAAAAATTTATCTTAAATTCGTCTCAATTTCAATCGGGTACCTTCGGTACCGGATTATATGAGCAACTATTTAATACAGGAGAAAAATAA
- the accB gene encoding acetyl-CoA carboxylase biotin carboxyl carrier protein, with protein sequence MKEEFILNLIDRFEKSPSVFLHIKNGEAELTLKKEEAYRQNIQGLQNPLQYIQTQPVLQQTSITEQVQNPSAVSGLASSENRVKTESGISGDTSKELVTVKSPIVGSFYRSPSPDAPAYVEKGGKVSKGQPLCILEAMKMMNTLECEYNGIIEDILVANGDLVEFDQPLFVIRIE encoded by the coding sequence ATGAAAGAAGAATTTATTTTAAATTTAATTGACCGCTTTGAAAAAAGTCCCTCGGTATTTTTACATATAAAAAACGGAGAGGCCGAGTTAACGCTTAAAAAAGAAGAAGCCTACAGGCAAAATATACAGGGATTACAAAACCCCTTGCAATATATTCAAACTCAGCCTGTTTTACAGCAGACAAGCATTACGGAGCAAGTTCAAAATCCTTCCGCTGTAAGCGGGTTAGCGTCTTCCGAAAACCGAGTTAAAACGGAAAGCGGAATAAGCGGCGATACTTCCAAAGAGCTTGTTACGGTAAAAAGCCCGATTGTAGGCTCATTTTACCGCTCTCCTTCTCCGGACGCTCCGGCCTATGTTGAAAAAGGCGGAAAAGTATCCAAGGGGCAGCCCTTGTGTATTTTGGAAGCTATGAAAATGATGAACACCTTGGAGTGCGAATATAACGGAATTATAGAAGATATTCTTGTTGCAAACGGCGATTTAGTTGAATTCGACCAGCCTCTTTTTGTTATCAGGATAGAATAA